From a region of the Carassius auratus strain Wakin chromosome 31, ASM336829v1, whole genome shotgun sequence genome:
- the sft2d2a gene encoding SFT2 domain containing 2a, giving the protein MDKLRAVLGGRDGNNDTRNVLQAANEASTLGWGTRLKGFLICMVIGVVCSILGVCCLFIHKVGLILFIVFYTLGNICTLASTMFLMGPVKQLKRMCDKTRAFATIVMITCLVLTLCAAFWWKIFALTLVFVILQVLAFAWYSLSYIPFARDAVLKFFSMMFGMCVK; this is encoded by the exons ATGGACAAACTCAGAGCGGTTCTGGGCGGTCGTGATGGAAACAACGACACCAGAAATGTACTGCAG GCGGCGAACGAAGCGTCCACGCTGGGATGGGGAACGCGCTTGAAAGGATTCCTCATCTGTATGGTCATCGGAGTAGTGTGCTCTATCCTG GGAGTATGTTGCCTGTTCATTCATAAAGTAGGGCTGATTCTCTTCATTGTGTTTTACACATTGGGCAACATATGCACCTTAGCGAG CACCATGTTTCTGATGGGGCCAGTGAAACAGCTGAAACGGATGTGTGACAAGACCAGAGCCTTTGCTACAATTGTTATGATA ACATGTCTGGTTCTCACACTCTGTGCAGCTTTTTGG TGGAAGATCTTTGCACTCACTTTGGTGTTTGTCATTCTGCAAGTCCTTGCATTTGCATG GTATAGCTTGTCATACATTCCTTTTGCAAG AGATGCCGTCCTGAAGTTTTTCTCCATGATGTTTGGCATGTGTGTGAAGTGA